The genomic stretch CGCGCGACAGACGCAGCGGCTCACAGGGCCCCTGCGCGCGCGGCGAAAGCCTGCTGCGGCAATCGTGCCTATAGTCCGCTCATCGCGCACCGTCCATGTGTCCACACCCTCGACGCGGACATTGAGAAAGGTTCTCAAAACAAAGGCGTTCTTCTCCCTCCCCTTCATGGGGAGGGACGATCGCGCAGCGATCAGGGTGGGGCCGTCAGGATCGCATCGGCGGACACGCCCCCACCCGGGCTCGGCTGACGCCTCGCCGTCCCTCCCCATGAAGGGGAGGGAGACTTCGTCATGATCCACGCCCTCTCGATCTCCGACCTGACCGTCTCTCGCGGCGAGCGCCTGCTGTTCCAGGGTCTCGACCTGCGCCTCCAAGCCGGCGAAGCCGTGGTGCTGACGGGCGCAAACGGCGCAGGCAAGACCAGTCTGCTGCGAACCATCGCCGGCCTGTTGCGTCCCGACGCCGGAGAGGTCGCCTTCCACGACGGCGACGGCAATCCGCTGGACGAGCGGCTGGCGCGCGGCCGCGAAACCCATTTTCTGGGCCACCAGGACGGGCTGAAGACCGGGCGGACGGCGCGCGAGGAGCTGGGTTTCCAGTGCGACTGGCTGGGTCACGTCCAATGCGGCCTGGACGATGCGGTCGAAGCCTTCGGCCTCGCTCCCCTCCTGGACCTTGAAGTCCGCCGCCTGTCCGCCGGTCAACGCCGCCGCCTCGCCATGGGCCGGCTGGTCGGCTCGCCGCGCGCCCTGTGGCTGCTGGACGAGCCCATGGCCCCGCTGGACACCCGCTGGCGCGCCGTCTTCGCCGACCAGATGCGCCGCCATCTCGACGCCGACGGCCTGATTCTCGCCGCCGTCCACGACCCCCTGCCCCTCCCGGCCCGCACCCTGGACCTGGGAGGCCTGACGTGAGTTGGTCCTTCTTCATCGACGAGTCCGGTCAGGATCGTCGCGCCTCGCCATATGAGGTGCTGGCGGCCATCGGGGTCGAGGACCGCCGCATCTGGCCTTTGATCAGACAACTGTCCGATGCTCAGGCCCACTTCTTCGGCATGCGGCTTTTCGAGGCCTATGGACGCGAAGCCAAGGCTCAGAAGCTGCTCAACGCCAAGACCTTCCGGCTCGCCGGGCAGATGCCATCCTTCGACCATGCCGAGCGCACCCGGTTGGCAAACGAAGCCTTGATGGACGGCGCGCATCCGACGACCGAACGACTGACCGCCCTCGGCCAAGCGAAGATCGCCTACTGCCGTTTCGCCTTAAAGCTCGCGCGCCGCCAGAAGGCCCAGGTCTTCGCCACCATCGTTCCTCGCACTGCGCCCAGGCCGGACGACTTCAACGCCTTGCGCAAGGACTATGCCTATTTGTTCGAGCGGATCTTCTACTTCCTGAACGGGTTGGAGGAGGAGCCCATGGGCTATCTGGTCTTCGACGAGATTGACCGGAGCGCCTGTCATATCCTGCTGGGACAGGTCTCGAACTATTTCGTGCGCACGGCAAATGGACGGACCCGGGCGCGCCTGATCATTCCCGAACCCTTCTTCGTTCACAGCGACCTGACCACCCTCGTCCAACTGGCGGACATCATGGCCTATGTGATCAGTTGGGGCGTAAGGCTGCGAAGCATGAACGAACCGGCGCGCGCTGAACTGTCGCTTATCGCCGACGACGTATTGGCCCTGAGGTTCGCGCGACGCCTCGCCGGCGGGGAATGGCAATCCGGCTTCAAGATCATCAACGACCTTAGGCCTGCCGGCGGGGCCCGAAATTGAAAAAGGCAATGCTCCCGTTTCCGGTCACAAAGCCTCCAAAAGGCAATATCGTGATCTCGCCCCGCAGTGTCAACGTCGGAGCAGGCGAATGAGCTCGGACGCCGAACCCCGCCCGCCCGGCCTGCGCGGCGCGACGCGCGTGCTGCTGGAGCGGGAGTTGGATCTGGCCTGGAGCGGCGGGGGCGGCCCCCTGCTGGCCTGCGGCTTTTTCATCTGTCTGACCGCTGTCCTGCCCCTGGCCGTGGGCGGCGATCCGCGCACGCTTTCGCCCGTGGCCGGCGGGATCGCCTGGCTGGCTCTGGCCCTGGCCTCGCTGCTGTCGCTGGAGCGGCTGTTCGAGCGGGATCTGGAGGATGGGGCGCTGGACCTGTTGGCGCTCGGCCATCTGCCGCTGGAATCGGTCGTCCTGATCAAGGCCCTGGCCCAATGGATCGCCGTCGGCCTGCCCCTGGCCCTGACCGCGCCGGTCGCGGCCCTGGCCCTGGGCCTGCCGCCGGCCTTGATCCCGCTCACCGCCCTGTCGGCCCTGATCGGCGGGGCGGGCTTCGCCTTTACCGGAACCCTGGGCGCCGCCCTGGCTCTGGGGGCGAAGCGGGGCGGCCTGCTGATCGCCGTCGTGGTCCTGCCCCTGTTCATTCCGCCCGTGGTCTTCGGCGCCGGAGCGCTGGAACGCGCCGCCTCGGGCCAGTCGCCCGCTCCGGCCCTGGCCTTCCTGGGCGCCTATGTCCTGTTCGCCGGCGTCATTGCCGCCTTCGCCGGGGCGGCGGCGGTCAGGAACGCCCAGGGATGACCCGCACGATGCGCCGCTTGCCCGCTGCGGCGCCGCCGCGTAATCGCTGAAACCATGTTCGGCCTGTCCAACCCGCAGCGTTTCATGGCCTTCACCGGCCCCTTGACGCCCGTGCTCTGGGCGGTCGCCGCCGTGCTGCTGGCCGTGGGCGCCTGGCTCAGTTTCACCGTCCCCGCCGACTATCAGCAGGGCGACACGGTGCGGATCATGTTCGTCCATGTGCCCGCCGCCGTCTGGGGCCTGGGCGCCTACGCCGCCTTGGGCGTCTCCAGCTTCTTCGCCCTGGTGTTCCGCCACGCCCTGGCCGACGCCGCCGCCCGGGCCGCCGCCCTGCCCGGCGCCGCCTTCACGGCCCTGGCCCTGTTCACCGGCTCGCTGTGGGGCCAGCCGATGTGGGGGACCTGGTGGGTGTGGGACGCGCGCCTGACCAGCGTGCTGGTCCTGTTCCTCTTCTACCTCGGCTATATGGCGCTGCGGGCCTCGATCGACGATGAGCAAAAGGGGGCGCGCGCCGCCGCCGTGCTCGGCCTGGTCGGCCTGATCAACCTGCCCATCGTCAAGTTCTCGGTCGACTGGTGGAACACCCTGCACCAGCCGGCCAGCTTCCTGACCCCTGGATCGTCAGGCCTGGACCCGGTCTATCTGCCGCCCTTCCTGACCATGCTGGCGGCCTATGGCGCGCTGTTCGCGGCTCTGTGGCTGACGGCGATCCGCACCGAGATCCGCCGCCGCCGCGTCCTGAGCCTGCGCGCCCGCCAAGCCCTGGAGGCCTAGGATGCCCGATCTCGACATGACCCCCTACGCCGCCTTCGTCTGGCCCGCCTGGGGCGTCAGCGCCCTGGTCCTGACCGCCCTGACCGCCCGCGCCGTGATCGCCTCGCGCAAATGGAAGCGCGAGCTGGACCAGCTGAACGCCGACGCGCCGTCCGAAACGACGGACACCCCTCGTCCTCAAGTAGCGCGAAGCGCGATAGGGCCCCAAGAAAGTCCTCAAGTAGCGCGAAGCGCGATAGGACCAAAAAAGTGAACCGCTGGCTGGCCCTCCTGCCCCTGGTGGTGCTCAGCGCCCTCGCCGCCCTGTTCATCGGTTGGTCGCTGAAGCGCGATCCGGCCTTCAAGCCCGACGCCATGGTCGGCCAGCCCATCCCCGAAACCGTCCTGCCCATGCTGACCGGCGACACCGCCGGCCCCGGCAATCTGGACCTCAAGACGGCGGGCGTCGGCCGGCCCATGCTGGTCAATGTCTTCGCCTCCTGGTGCGCGCCGTGCCGGATCGAACACCCAAAACTGCTGGCCCTGAAGGCGCGCGGGATCGCCGTCGTCGGCGTCGCCTACAAGGACGAGCCGGTCGCCACCCGCGCCTTCCTGGACGAGATGGGCGATCCCTATTCCATGGTTCTGGTGGACCGCGAGGGTCGGGCCGGCCTGGACCTGGGCATATCCGGCGTGCCCGAGACCTTCGCCGTCGACGCCATGGGCCGGATCACCGCCAAACAGTCCGGCCCCCTGCTGAACGACGCCGACATCGAGCGTCTGGTGGCCTCTATGCAGGCGCCCGCCAGACCCTTGCCGAGCCCCCTGCCGAACGAAAAAGCGCGTTAACCCTTTTTCGAGACGCCTTGTTAACGATTGATCGCTCCGAATGCGTTAACGATTGGGCATGAGCGCGATTCGCCCAGGTTTGCCGCAGTCCTTGCCCACGCCCGTGGGCGGCGCTCCGTCTGCGCGAAACGCCCAGGCCGCCTTCTTCCGCACCGCGCTGAACCAAGTCCAGGCGGCCCAGGTTCAAACCACCCCGATCCAGGTTCAGGCCCAGACGACCGCCGCCAACCCGACCCGCACGGTCGCGCCGGCGCCCGCCGCAGACGGGGAAACGCCCCGGATCATGCGCCCGGGCACCTATCTCGACATCAAGGTCTGATCGGCGTCGCGCCCAACTGCAGCCGGCAGGCGTCCGCCCCGGACGCCCCGACCGCCAGCGCGGCTCGCCGGCCCTCTCCGAAACCATCCAGAGTGCGATAGCCTCAGGATCGCCCTAGCTCATCCCGCCTTACGGGCCAGGGCCTGAAGCCGGGGTCGCACCTTCAGAAACACCCGATAGGCGGCTTCCAGCCCCGCCAGCACCACCGGCGCGCGCGCCGCCAGCCCGAGGGGCCGCAGCAGGGGAATGGCCCGCCACATGGCCGCAAAGGCCGCAGCTCCCGACAGCAGCCGCCCGTCCTCGCTGGCGTGGAACCGGGCCAGCAGGGCGTCACGATCCAGAGGACAGGACACGTCGTCGCCCGAGGCCACATCGACGAACTGGATCGCGTCCCGGCGATCCAGCCGCCGCATCAGCGCGATCTCGCGACGACACAGCGGGCAACCGCCGTCGTACCAGACGAGCAGCGGGGTCTTGATTGGATTTGGGGGCAAGGAAGAGCTCCAGTCACAGACGACGACGGCCTTCCGGGGGCGCTGCGTAGTCGCAATCCTATACGCAAATTTCTATAATCTGGATCAGACGCCGCCCCGATCGATGACCGATGGCCGATACGATGGATGCCGAAATGACCGACCGCCCCGCGCTGCCGCCCCTCGCCCGCATCCTGGGTTTCGCCGGTCTGCTGCCCCAGGCGGCGGCGGTCGCGGTCCTGATCTTCGGCGGGCCGGACGTCCGGTTCGCAGCCCTCAGCCTCGCCTATGCCTACGCCGCCCTGATCTTCAGCTTCCTGGGCGGGGTCTGGTGGGGCCTAGCCGCGACTGCGCGAGCACAAGCGCCCCGCTGGGTCTGGATCGCCGCCGTGGCTCCGTCCCTGCTGGCCCTGGCGACGGTCTGGCCCTGGGCGAGCGGCCAGACCTGGCCCGGCCCATCCCTGATCGTCCTGGGCGTCTGCCTCGCCGCCAGCCTGACCGTCGATCTCCGGCTCAAGGCCGCCGGTCTGACGCCCCAGGGCTGGCTGGCCCTGCGCGCGCCCCTGTCGCTCGGACTGGGCGCCCTGACCCTCGCGGCCGGTCTGATCTAGGGCAAAAAAATCGGGGCCCGCCGCGAACGGCAGGCCCCTGATTTTGTCAGTCTCGACTTGGAGCGGGCGAAGAGATTCGAACTCTCGACCCCAACCTTGGCAAGGTTGTGCTCTACCACTGAGCTACGCCCGCACTCCGTAGGAGCTAGGTGCGCTCCCCGTCGAGGAGGGGGCGTATAGCGGAGGGTTGATCGGTCCTGCAAGAGGTTTTTTCGGGCTACCGTGCTTCGTCCGACTTGAGCAGGAAAAACGCCCGACGCCACACAACAGGAACACCCCCCGGCTCGCCGCCTGAGCGCCTTCGCGCTCAAGCAGCGAGCGACCGCGTCGCGAGCGTAGCGCCCCTTCCGCGCCTCAGCGCGGCGCCAGTCTGATAGCCCCGTCCAGCCGGATGCATTCGCCGTTGATATAGACGTTCCGGGCCAGCTCCAGCACCAGCGAAGCGTAGTCAGCGGGCGTGCCCAGGCGGCTGGGGAAGGGGATGGCGGCGGCCAGGGCGTCCTGGATCTTCTGGTCCATGCCGGCCATCATCGGCGTCCACATGATGCCCGGCAGGATGGTGTTGCAGCGCACCCCTTCCTGGGCCAGATCCCGCGCGATGGGCAGGGTCATGGCGTAGACCCCGCCCTTGGACGCCGAATAGGCCGCCTGGCCGATCTGGCCGTCCTGGGCCGCCACCGAGGCCGTATTGACGATCAGGCCGCGCTCGCCGTCCGCCATCGGCTCCAGCGTCACCATTCCGGCCGCCGACTGCGACAGGACGCGGAAAGTGCCGAACAGATTGACCCGCACCGTGCGTTCGAACTGGGCCATGTCGTGGGCCTTGATCTCGTCGGTGTCCTTCTTGCGCGAGACGGTCTTCATGCCGGTGGCGATGCCGGCGCAGTTGACGGTCAGCCGCTCCTGGCCGTGGGCGGCGCGGGCCTTGGCGAAGGCGGCGGCGACCGAGGCGTCGTCGGTCACGTCGACCTGGCAGAAGACGCCGCCGATTTCCTTAGCGATCTCTTCGCCGCGTTCGGCGTTCAGATCGAACAGGGCGACCCGCGCCCCGGTGGCGGCGATGGCGCGCGCCGTGCCTTCGCCCAGCCCCGAAGCGCCGCCCGTGACCACCGCAGACATGCTATTGTCGAGTTTCATCGCGTGCGTTCCTATGTTTCATTGAACCTGAGTTTCGTTTGAGGATTTAGCGGCCATGACCGCCAAAGCCAAACCCGCCGATCCCGCCGACGCCCTGGACCCGCGAAAGGCCCTGGTCCCGTCCGTGGTCAAGGTCAACGAGGCGCGCGTGAGCAGTGGCTTCTGGCCCAAGATCACCCGCACGGCGGCCCGCATACCCTTCGCCGACCAGGCCCTGGCCGCCTGGTACGCCGCGCGCGATCCCGAGACGCCGATGGCGGCCAAGGGCATGATCTTCGCCGGCCTGGCCTATTTCGTCCTGCCCATTGACGCCATTCCCGACATCTTCGCGGGCATCGGCTACACCGACGACGCCGCCGTGATCACGGCGGTCCTCGCCATGGTCGGCGCCAACATCAAACGCCGCCATCGGGACCAGGCCGAGGACGCGGTCCAGCGGCTGAAGGGCAAATAAAACCTTCCCCCGCTTGCGGGGGAAGTGTCAGGCCGTGGCGCGCAGCGACACGCCTGACGATGGGGGAAGTCTTCCTTTGAGCGACACTCCCCTCTCCGACCCTGGTTCGCTTCGCGAACGCCGGGCCACCTCTCCCGCAAGCGGGAGAGGGTCTGATTCAATCCCCCACGACCACCACGATCTTGCCCAGGGCCTGACGGTCCCCCAGCGCCTTGATCGCCGCCCCGGCCTTCTCCAGCGGGAAGGTCTGCGACACGCGCGGCTTGATCTTGCCCTCGGCGTACATCTGCATCAGCTCGGCCATGTTGGCGGCGTGGGCTTTCGGATCGCGCGCCACGGCCGCGCCCCAGAAGACCCCGATCACCGACACCGACTTCAGCAGGGTCAGGTTCAGCGGCAGGGACGGAATCCCCGCCGGGAAACCGACCACCAGATACCGCCCGTTCCAGTCCATGGCCCGCAGCGCCGGTTCGGCGTAGTCGCCGCCCACCGCGTCATAGACCACGTCCGCGCCGTCACGCCCCGTCGCCAGTTTGAACTCGCCCGACAGCTCCTTCTGCCCCGCCTTGTCCATCGGCCCGGTCGGATAGATCAGACCGTTGTCGGCCCCCAGGTCCAGGGCGAACTGGACCTTGTCGTTGGTCGAGGCGGCGGCGACCACGCGCGCCCCCATCGCCTTGCCCAGTTCGACGGCGGCGGCGCCCACGCCCCCGGCCGCGCCCAGCACCAGCAGCGTCTCGCCGGGCTTCAGCTGCGCCCGGTCTTTCAGCGCATAATAGCTGGTGCCATAGGTCATGATCAGGGCCGCCGCCTCCTCGAAGCTCATGGCCTCGGGAATGGGAATGACCGTCTCGGCCTTGACCGCCAACCGTTCGACCAGCCCGCCCCAGCCGGGCACGGCGATGACCCGGTCGCCCTTGCGAACCCCTTTGACGCCCTCGCCCACCGCCTCGACCACGCCGGCCACTTCCGCGCCGGGCGAGAAGGGCCGTTCGGGCCGGAACTGGTATTTGTCCTCGATGATCAGGGTGTCGGGAAAGTTGATCCCCACGGCCTTGACCTCGATCACCACCTCGCCCGCCTTGGGCGTGGGATCGAGCACGTCCTCGACCACGAGCGTTTCGGGACCACCGGGCGACTTGGACAGGACTGCGCGCATTCTTCCTCCCTTGGGCCTATCGCGCTTCGCGCGACTTGAGGCCCGTTTGTGTTCGACCGTCATGGCGCGGCCTTCATCGCGACGCTAAAGAGCGCCACGCCCGATTGAAAGAGGCGACAGAAGCAGGCTCAGGAAGACGACATGACCGCCCTCATCCTCCACGGCGGCGCCGGCGCCCGGCGCGAACGCAACTATGACGCCGAGGTCGTGCATATGCGCCAGGTGGTCGAGGCCATGAAGACGCGGCTGGACGCGGGCGACAGCGCCCTGGACGTGGCCGTGGCGGCGGTGACCCTGCTCGAGGATTCCGGCCTCTATGTCGCCGGCAAGGGCGCCTCTCCCAATCTGGCCGGCGCCTATGAGCTGGACGCCAGCCTGATGGACGGCGCCACCCGCCGGGCCGGCGCCGTCGCCGCCCTCCAGGGCTTCCGCAACCCCGTCGTCGCCGCCCGCGCCGTCATGGACCGCACCCCCCACGTCATGCTGGTCGGCGAGGGCGCGGCCCTGTTCGCCCATGATCAAGGGCTTGAGCCCATCGCCGACGAGGCCGCCTGGTACACCGGCGCCGGCCAGGGCGAGGACAATCATCCGCCCGGAACCCTCAGCCACGGCACAGTCGGCTGCTGCGTGCTGGACAGCCAGGGCCGCCTCGCCGCCGCCACCTCGACCGCCGGGGTGTTCGGCAAGATGCCGGGTCGCGTCGGCGACACCCCCATCCCCGCCGCCGGAACCTGGGCCGACGGCCATGCCGCCGCCTCCTGCACCGGCCAGGGCGAATATTTCATCCGCGTCGCCGCCGCCGCCCAGGTCGCCTGGCGCGTCGCCGCCGGCCAGACCCTGACCGCCGCCACCCAGGCCGTCATCGACCAGATCGGCGGCCTTGACGGAGAAGGGGGGGGCGGCGACGGCGGAATGATCGCCCTGGACGCCGCCGGAAACATCGCCTGCCCCTTCAACAGCCAGGGCATGAAACGCGCCTGGCTGACCCCCGGGGGCGAGATCGGGGTCGAGGTGTTCGGGCGCTGAGCTGAGGCCCAGATTCGAAGCGCCGTTCTGGAAGCGCCCACGAAAAAGGGCGGCGAGACTGGCCCGCCGCCCTCCTTCAGTCTTGTCTTCTCAGCCGAGGCTCAGAAGGTCCAGTCGAAGCCGATGCGAACATAGCGCGGCGACTGATAGCTGGTCGCCTGACCGTAGTAGGGGTTGTTGTCGTCCGTGTTGTTGGGATCGTACCCGCTCTGATCACCGAACTCATTGAGATCAGTGACGGCGTCAGCGTCGAACAGATTGAAGATGTCAGCCCGCAAGACCAGATCGCCCGGAATGCTGACCGGCACCGTGTAACGCAGCGAGACGTCAAAGGTCGTCTGCCAGTCCGAGGTCATTTGAGAACCGCGCGGCGTAGCCTCACTGTCGCAGTAGTAGGACGCGGCCCCATAGTCATAGGCGAAGTTGTTCTCGTCAGGATAGTAGCCGATACAGCCGTAGTGACGCGGCGAGGCCACGGTCAGATTACCGCCGACCGACAGGTCACGCAGGGCCTGATAGGAGCCGAACAGCTTGAACACATGTGCCCGGTGGTTTGGCAGCAGACCATAGGAACCGTCGGTCAGCCCCGGTTGGTCGAAGTCCTGGGTGATGCCGGCGTCGGACTGGCCGTTGTCCGACTTCACATAACCCTCGGTATTGCCCTCGCTCTTGGACAGAACATAGGAGCCGCGCAGCCCCCAAACCCCGTCGAAGGCGCGCTCAAACGTCAGTTCCAACGCCTGATAGATCCGCTTGGCCTCCGGATAGCCCAGTTCCTCGGCCGAGAAGGTTACGGTCCGAACATCGGTCTCACCCGGCAAGGCGTCCGACAGAGTGATGGTCGCCGACGAGCCCGGGTTGACGACCACATACTGGTGGAAGCCCGACCAGATGCTGCCGCAGCCCGAGATGCCCTGCTCTTCGCAATAGTTCAGGACGGCCGCATCGACCGCGACGTCTTCGGCGCTCCGAGCCAGGTTGCGATAGGTGTAGTTGGCCCCGACGGTCCAGAGATCGCCGATCTTGCGTTCATAGCCGAACTGGAACTCGTCCTCGGCGGTCGATTCCAGATTCTTGGCCACCAGCGACTCGGTCGAGGGTATTGAACCGTCCGCCGACACGCCGCAGCCTAAGACGCCGGCCGTACCGATCCCGCCCGAAGGACATGAAACCGCGCCCGAGTAGTTGACGATCTGTGTGCCGAGGTTCGGCAGGCCGTTCTCATCATAGGGCGTGGACTGATCGACTGTGAAATACTCGCTGAAGTACAGTTCCGCCGAAGACATGCGGAAGGCCGTATTTGACGCGACAGGCAGATAATAACGCCCATAGGAGCCGAAGAAGCGGCTACGTCCGTCGTTAAGCGGGTCGAAGGTGAAGCCCAGACGCGGCCCGATCTCGTTATCGAACGACACGATCGTATCGCCCGTCCCGCTATTCAGATCGAACTTGTCGAGCCGGACGCCGAGATTCAGCGTCAGTTGGTCGTTCACGTCCCACGAGTCCTGTAGATAATAGGCTTCGTTCTGGTTTTCAAACTTGCCGCTAGCGTTGTAAGCGGTGACCCGAACATAGGTATCTCCGGCTGCGATACTGCCGTTCTTAACATAAGCCGAAGCGGCCGTAGCCGTATAGTACCTGTAGTATTGATCCCCGTTCGTTGCTGTCGTACGCTCCAGCGTCAGGTTTTCGTGATCGACGCCTGCCCGAACATGGTGCTTGCCGAAGAAATCGAAATAGAGATCCGCATCAAACCTCCAGAACTCACGCTCAGTATTGCGAATTGATGTATATGTCGAGCTCGTTTGATCAGACACAAGACCAATGTAATCGGATTCTGTTGTCGATGGATCATCGCGATAATCATACGCATACGAATCCGTCGTAGAGCCGGTTTTCGATGGCTGACTTTCCTGATTCTTACCATAGGCCGCGGAAATCGTCAGCCAGTCGGTTAAGGTGCCTGTATAGCGCGCAACGTAACTCTCACCGCCGGTCTTGGAGTAAGATGTGTCTGTCTGACCGCCGACCACGCCGGTTGCGCTATCCCACGCATAGATATCGGAATTGGTCTCCCGCGTCGTGTCAAACCAAGTGAATTCCAGATGGTGGTCATCCGTGACATAGCCATCGATCTTGACCCCGTAGAAGGGATCATCCGATTTACTGATCGTCTTATTGTTGCTGGTGATGCTGTAAGACGTGCTCTCGGTGTCGCGGAACTCGGTCAGACCATAGAAGAACAGCCGATCCTTGATGATCGGGCCGCCCAACTCAACCGTCGTGGAGCTTGAATCGGCCTCGTACAGCGAATTGGCGGCGGAATAGGTGTCGGGCGACTGGGACCGTAGGCTGTCGGGCGCATAGTTGCCGTGCAGAGCCATGTAGAAGTCGTTCGAACCCGACTTGGTCACGGCGTTGACGATGCCGCCTGTGGCGCGACCGTACTCGGCCGCATAGCCGCCGGTCTTGACCTCAACCGACCGATAGAAGTCGAACGGCACGGTGGAGCCGCCGATATAGGTGTCGAAGTTGGTGATGTTCAGGCCGTTGACGTAATAGGCGTTCTCGGCCACCGACGAACCGCCGATGGACGGCACATCGCCGAAGGTGCTGTCGCCCGGCACCGTCCCCGGCGCCAGCAGGATTATCGAGGCGATGCTGCGACCGACCGGCGTGGTCTTGACCAGGTCCTGCACGTCGACCGTCAAGCCTGTGGTGGTTTCGTTGAAGTCCAGGTTCCGGCGCGCCGCCGTCACCACGATCTCACCCACAGTGTCGGCGGCGCCTTCGGTCAGACTGAAATTATATGAGGAGGTGCCGCCAAGGGCGATCTGAACCGACTGGGCCACCGGGGCGTAGCCGGGCGCCGTGATGGTGACCGTATAGCGGCCGATCGGCAGCAGAGCAGCGCGGAAGTCACCCTCAGCGCCCGTCGTCGCCGAGCGACTGAAGCCCTGTTCCGTGGACTGGATCTCAACCGTGGCGCCGGCGACCGGAGCCCCGCCCTCGCCGACGACCGAACCCGTCAGTGTGCCGGAGGAGATGTCCTGGGCCATGGCCGGCGTCGGCGCGACCAGAACCGGCGCCACAATCCCGGCGGCGACGGTCAGGCTGCTGATAATCGTGCCTGACAGCAGAGTCCGTCGTATACTGCGAATGTTCAACTCAATATCCCTCCAGTTGAGTAAATGGGTCAGCCTGACCCATATGCCGCGGCTGCGGAGGCAGCATGGAGGATCTTGTGGCGATAATTTACGCCCCACCAACCCACAAACATCTCTATAATTAAATTTCCAACATGCATGTCACCCAATTGCCGCAATCTTTTTATCTAAGTTGCAATAATCAATACTTGCTATTGCCAAATAGTAATATTTTACATTGCAATACTGCATTTAGATACATTTTTGACATCTTTGAGGACGCCGGCCGACGACCCGCCGTCTTTCCGCGCCGCACCGGCCATCATTACAGCTCTGTAAGGTGCACGGCGGGCGGACGCTGGTACGGTCGCTTCCGCCCCGGCGTTCCGGGCCTGGGAGACCCCTGATGAAAATTCGCCTGACCGTCACCGTCGCCGCTTCGGCCCTGCTGCTGGGCCTCGCCGCGCCCGCCTTCGCCGCCCTGGCCCCCGCACCCGTCGCCGCCCAGGCGCCTCAGGGCGTGGAGGTGCCGCCGCTGGGCTTCGCCCGGCGTGTGCTGCCCAACGGGCTTGAGGTCTATACGGCCCGCGACGCCGACACCTCGAACGTGACGGTCCAGGTCTGGTACAAGGTCGGGTCCAAGGACGATCCGGCCGGCCGCTCGGGCTTCGCCCACCTGTTCGAACACCTGATGTTCAAGGCGACCAAGAACCTGCCGCCCGAGACCTTCGACCGTCTGACCGAGGACGTGGGCGGGTCGAACAACGCCTTCACCGCCGACGACACCACCGCCTATTTCGAGACCGTCCCCGCCAACCACCTGCAGCGGATGCTGTTCGCGGAGGCCGAGCGGATGGGTTCGCTGGTCGTGGACGCGCCGACCTTCGTCGCCGAGCGCGACGTGGTGAAGGAAGAATACCGCCAGCGGATCCTCGCCAACCCCTACGGCCGCCTGTTCGGCCTGTTCGTGCCCGAGACCCTGTATCAGGAGAGCCCCTATCGCCGCGCCGGCATCGGCTCGATCGAAGAACTTGAGGCCTCGTCCCTCGACGATGTGCTGCGTTTCCACGCCACCTACTACCGGCCCGACAACGCCTATCTGATCGTGGCGGGCAATTTCGACCAGGCCCAACTGGACCGCTGGATCGACCAGTATTTCACACCGCTGAAGAACCCGACGACGCCGCTCCCGGCCAATAATGTCGTCG from Brevundimonas sp. SL130 encodes the following:
- a CDS encoding DUF3800 domain-containing protein, producing MSWSFFIDESGQDRRASPYEVLAAIGVEDRRIWPLIRQLSDAQAHFFGMRLFEAYGREAKAQKLLNAKTFRLAGQMPSFDHAERTRLANEALMDGAHPTTERLTALGQAKIAYCRFALKLARRQKAQVFATIVPRTAPRPDDFNALRKDYAYLFERIFYFLNGLEEEPMGYLVFDEIDRSACHILLGQVSNYFVRTANGRTRARLIIPEPFFVHSDLTTLVQLADIMAYVISWGVRLRSMNEPARAELSLIADDVLALRFARRLAGGEWQSGFKIINDLRPAGGARN
- a CDS encoding thiol-disulfide oxidoreductase DCC family protein; the encoded protein is MPPNPIKTPLLVWYDGGCPLCRREIALMRRLDRRDAIQFVDVASGDDVSCPLDRDALLARFHASEDGRLLSGAAAFAAMWRAIPLLRPLGLAARAPVVLAGLEAAYRVFLKVRPRLQALARKAG
- the ccmD gene encoding heme exporter protein CcmD codes for the protein MPDLDMTPYAAFVWPAWGVSALVLTALTARAVIASRKWKRELDQLNADAPSETTDTPRPQVARSAIGPQESPQVARSAIGPKK
- a CDS encoding DUF3429 domain-containing protein, which encodes MTDRPALPPLARILGFAGLLPQAAAVAVLIFGGPDVRFAALSLAYAYAALIFSFLGGVWWGLAATARAQAPRWVWIAAVAPSLLALATVWPWASGQTWPGPSLIVLGVCLAASLTVDLRLKAAGLTPQGWLALRAPLSLGLGALTLAAGLI
- the ccmA gene encoding heme ABC exporter ATP-binding protein CcmA, with the translated sequence MIHALSISDLTVSRGERLLFQGLDLRLQAGEAVVLTGANGAGKTSLLRTIAGLLRPDAGEVAFHDGDGNPLDERLARGRETHFLGHQDGLKTGRTAREELGFQCDWLGHVQCGLDDAVEAFGLAPLLDLEVRRLSAGQRRRLAMGRLVGSPRALWLLDEPMAPLDTRWRAVFADQMRRHLDADGLILAAVHDPLPLPARTLDLGGLT
- a CDS encoding heme ABC transporter permease, encoding MFGLSNPQRFMAFTGPLTPVLWAVAAVLLAVGAWLSFTVPADYQQGDTVRIMFVHVPAAVWGLGAYAALGVSSFFALVFRHALADAAARAAALPGAAFTALALFTGSLWGQPMWGTWWVWDARLTSVLVLFLFYLGYMALRASIDDEQKGARAAAVLGLVGLINLPIVKFSVDWWNTLHQPASFLTPGSSGLDPVYLPPFLTMLAAYGALFAALWLTAIRTEIRRRRVLSLRARQALEA
- a CDS encoding DsbE family thiol:disulfide interchange protein, with amino-acid sequence MNRWLALLPLVVLSALAALFIGWSLKRDPAFKPDAMVGQPIPETVLPMLTGDTAGPGNLDLKTAGVGRPMLVNVFASWCAPCRIEHPKLLALKARGIAVVGVAYKDEPVATRAFLDEMGDPYSMVLVDREGRAGLDLGISGVPETFAVDAMGRITAKQSGPLLNDADIERLVASMQAPARPLPSPLPNEKAR
- the ccmB gene encoding heme exporter protein CcmB, which codes for MSSDAEPRPPGLRGATRVLLERELDLAWSGGGGPLLACGFFICLTAVLPLAVGGDPRTLSPVAGGIAWLALALASLLSLERLFERDLEDGALDLLALGHLPLESVVLIKALAQWIAVGLPLALTAPVAALALGLPPALIPLTALSALIGGAGFAFTGTLGAALALGAKRGGLLIAVVVLPLFIPPVVFGAGALERAASGQSPAPALAFLGAYVLFAGVIAAFAGAAAVRNAQG
- a CDS encoding SDR family NAD(P)-dependent oxidoreductase, which codes for MKLDNSMSAVVTGGASGLGEGTARAIAATGARVALFDLNAERGEEIAKEIGGVFCQVDVTDDASVAAAFAKARAAHGQERLTVNCAGIATGMKTVSRKKDTDEIKAHDMAQFERTVRVNLFGTFRVLSQSAAGMVTLEPMADGERGLIVNTASVAAQDGQIGQAAYSASKGGVYAMTLPIARDLAQEGVRCNTILPGIMWTPMMAGMDQKIQDALAAAIPFPSRLGTPADYASLVLELARNVYINGECIRLDGAIRLAPR